One window of the Chloroflexia bacterium SDU3-3 genome contains the following:
- a CDS encoding GNAT family N-acetyltransferase: MSTTAYASRTYAGEHDLQPIVDLLNLCDSVDKLDDSYGVDDLRNELTRPHFNPERDIQLWEEDEGQLIAYAETPIRNPTEDSAHTEVSLYIRIHPEHRTPELAQQVLAWADARLHELLQERQKPVEVRSWAPDYYTYMQGLLEGYGMQPVRYFFSMDRDLTQPIPAVSLPEGYTLRHVENAEDEEKWVDAYNWSFIDHYNFHPRAIESHRHLLTDKSYRRERDLIAVAADGSVAAIAFCWIDEDYNQRNRAEHGWVYMLGVRRGHRKLGLGRSMLLAGITKLHQDGMKVARLNVDAENPSGALQLYQSAGFVQAKRSIDYWKRLDK, encoded by the coding sequence ATGAGCACGACCGCCTATGCCAGCCGCACCTACGCCGGAGAGCACGACCTTCAGCCAATCGTCGATCTGCTCAACCTGTGCGACTCCGTGGACAAGCTGGATGATAGCTACGGCGTAGACGACCTGCGCAACGAGTTGACCCGCCCCCACTTCAACCCCGAGCGCGACATCCAGCTCTGGGAGGAGGATGAGGGCCAGCTGATCGCCTACGCCGAGACGCCTATCCGCAACCCGACCGAGGATTCGGCGCACACCGAGGTGTCGCTCTACATCCGCATCCACCCCGAGCACCGCACGCCCGAGCTGGCCCAGCAGGTGCTGGCCTGGGCCGATGCGCGCCTCCACGAGCTGCTGCAGGAGCGGCAGAAGCCGGTGGAGGTGCGGTCGTGGGCACCCGACTACTACACCTACATGCAGGGCCTGCTTGAGGGCTATGGGATGCAGCCGGTGCGCTACTTCTTCAGCATGGATCGCGACCTCACCCAGCCCATCCCGGCGGTCAGCCTGCCCGAGGGCTACACGCTGCGCCACGTGGAGAACGCCGAGGATGAGGAGAAGTGGGTCGACGCCTACAACTGGTCGTTCATCGACCACTACAATTTCCACCCGCGCGCGATCGAGTCGCACCGCCACCTGCTGACCGACAAGAGCTACCGCCGCGAGCGCGACCTGATCGCCGTGGCCGCCGATGGCAGCGTCGCCGCCATCGCGTTCTGCTGGATCGACGAGGACTACAACCAGCGCAACCGTGCCGAGCACGGCTGGGTGTACATGCTGGGCGTGCGGCGCGGCCACCGCAAGCTGGGCCTGGGCCGCAGCATGCTGCTGGCCGGCATCACCAAGCTGCACCAGGACGGCATGAAGGTGGCCCGCCTGAACGTGGACGCCGAGAACCCCAGCGGCGCGCTCCAGCTCTACCAGTCGGCGGGGTTCGTGCAGGCCAAGCGCAGCATCGACTACTGGAAGCGGCTCGACAAGTAG
- a CDS encoding response regulator transcription factor, whose protein sequence is MTADILLVDDDNTMRRALASWLTLAGYRVTQAPDGEAAIDHLEQTHFAVVITDIVMGDIDGIEVLHTARCLTRRPAVILLTGHGSLESAVAAVRSGAHDYLLKPCDEEYLLNSVADAVQRYQSEQRLRDAAQILTDFLHVGAPNTGAAIATSPPANLRVGEISIGTSRKQVWIGSRQVQLTPIEYALLCYLAERPEQVHRYSAIVRSTHQLNLDEFEAKGLLRTHFLNLRKKLGSAYFATDRGIGYMLTIPRSEAELEASK, encoded by the coding sequence ATGACAGCAGACATCTTGCTTGTAGACGACGACAATACCATGCGCCGCGCCCTGGCATCATGGCTCACCCTCGCCGGGTACCGTGTGACCCAGGCCCCCGATGGCGAGGCCGCCATCGATCATCTCGAGCAGACGCACTTTGCCGTTGTGATCACCGATATCGTGATGGGCGATATCGATGGCATCGAGGTGCTGCACACCGCCCGCTGCCTCACACGGCGGCCTGCGGTCATCCTGCTCACCGGCCACGGCTCGCTCGAATCGGCGGTGGCCGCGGTGCGATCTGGGGCGCACGACTACCTGCTGAAGCCATGCGACGAGGAGTACCTGCTCAACTCGGTGGCCGATGCCGTGCAGCGCTACCAGTCCGAGCAGCGCCTGCGCGACGCGGCCCAGATCCTCACCGACTTCCTGCACGTGGGCGCGCCCAACACCGGCGCAGCGATCGCCACCAGCCCGCCTGCCAACCTGCGCGTGGGCGAGATCAGCATCGGCACCTCGCGCAAGCAGGTGTGGATCGGCAGCCGCCAGGTGCAGCTGACCCCGATCGAGTACGCGCTGCTGTGCTACCTGGCCGAGCGCCCCGAGCAGGTGCACCGCTACAGCGCGATCGTGCGCTCGACCCACCAGCTCAACCTCGACGAGTTCGAGGCCAAGGGGCTGCTGCGCACCCACTTTCTGAATCTGCGCAAGAAGCTCGGCTCGGCCTACTTCGCCACCGACCGCGGGATTGGCTATATGCTGACTATCCCGCGCAGCGAGGCCGAGCTAGAGGCCAGCAAGTAG
- a CDS encoding LytR family transcriptional regulator encodes MNCDTARRLIERGTRPGSGHPARAQLGFHLSTCAACRSYYDEQTHDQLLASLLAMDADPAPAAPLPAAVAPPPLPRRASRWRWLAMGAGAVALLAALALVGWVVFTLGRIHRSAQAYQIATTIPATPTSAALAPVLPVVASTPMAAARAPTAAPTTAAVASLPTAPPLALPTQTITPVPLDTILAASRATPAPQQGGGRGVLQVAPDRDGAVTMLLLGVDRRPHEGGGTRADTVIVVRLDPDAQRVAMLSLPRDLVVSIPGYGYARINAAHAYGDQDGAGGGLALMRRTVSGLLGVPIDYVAEIDFAGFVGAIDSIGGIDINVPSEIYDPEYPTMDYGYTVAHFLPGEQHMDGERALMYARTRHADSDFRRMDRQQQVLMGVLDNMRAKNSFQQLQSIADISEAMRSYIQTDISEQKMASLAWGFRSLAPSAVERYSLSGADIVEGTNPEDPYALTAAPGAIARLTQLLLHGVAAQAR; translated from the coding sequence ATGAACTGCGACACCGCCCGCCGATTGATCGAACGTGGCACCCGCCCTGGCAGCGGCCACCCCGCCCGCGCCCAGCTAGGCTTTCACCTCTCCACATGTGCGGCGTGCCGCTCCTACTACGACGAGCAGACCCACGACCAGCTGCTCGCCTCGCTGCTCGCCATGGATGCCGACCCGGCCCCAGCCGCGCCGCTGCCTGCTGCTGTCGCGCCGCCGCCGCTGCCGCGCCGCGCTAGCAGATGGCGGTGGCTGGCCATGGGCGCGGGGGCGGTGGCGCTGCTGGCCGCGCTGGCCCTGGTGGGCTGGGTGGTGTTTACGCTCGGGCGCATCCACCGCAGCGCGCAGGCCTATCAGATCGCCACCACCATCCCCGCCACGCCCACCAGCGCGGCGCTGGCCCCGGTGCTGCCGGTGGTGGCGAGCACGCCCATGGCGGCGGCGCGCGCGCCCACCGCCGCGCCCACCACAGCGGCGGTAGCATCGCTGCCCACCGCCCCGCCGCTGGCCCTGCCCACGCAGACGATCACGCCCGTGCCGCTTGACACCATCCTGGCGGCCAGCCGCGCCACCCCCGCGCCCCAGCAGGGCGGCGGGCGCGGGGTGCTGCAGGTCGCGCCCGACCGCGACGGCGCGGTCACGATGCTGCTGCTGGGGGTGGATCGCAGGCCGCACGAGGGCGGCGGCACCCGCGCCGACACCGTGATCGTGGTGCGGCTCGACCCCGACGCGCAGCGCGTGGCCATGCTCTCGCTGCCGCGCGATCTCGTCGTCTCCATCCCCGGCTATGGCTACGCGCGGATCAACGCGGCCCACGCCTACGGCGATCAGGATGGCGCTGGTGGCGGGCTGGCGCTGATGCGCAGGACAGTGAGCGGTCTGCTGGGGGTGCCTATCGACTATGTTGCCGAGATCGATTTTGCCGGGTTCGTTGGGGCGATCGATTCGATCGGCGGGATCGATATCAATGTGCCGAGCGAGATCTACGACCCCGAGTACCCGACCATGGACTACGGCTACACCGTGGCGCACTTTCTGCCCGGCGAGCAGCACATGGATGGCGAGCGAGCGCTGATGTATGCCCGCACCCGCCACGCCGATAGCGACTTCCGCCGGATGGATCGCCAGCAGCAGGTGCTGATGGGCGTGCTCGACAACATGCGTGCGAAGAACTCATTCCAGCAGCTGCAGAGCATCGCCGACATCAGCGAGGCCATGCGCAGCTACATCCAGACCGACATCTCCGAGCAGAAGATGGCCAGCCTCGCGTGGGGGTTTCGCAGCCTCGCGCCGAGCGCGGTCGAGCGCTACTCGCTCAGCGGTGCCGATATTGTGGAAGGCACCAACCCCGAGGATCCCTACGCTCTCACCGCCGCGCCTGGGGCGATCGCGCGTCTCACCCAGCTGCTGCTGCACGGCGTGGCCGCCCAGGCGCGCTAG
- the smc gene encoding chromosome segregation protein SMC: MHLKRLEIHGFKTFAAHTVLEFRPGITAVIGPNGSGKSNINDAVRWVLGEQSQAALRSKRTEDMIFSGGGRRAPSGYAEVSLTIDNSDRVLPLPYNEVTITRKATRAGDNEYYLNRSRVRLRDVQEAVGPLGGSYTIINQGLVDAVLTLRPEERRRMFEDAAEIGTFVSRKSDAESKLRETGANMERCADVLSELEPRLRSLKRQASLARSYHELNGELRGLLLRHYTAAWATARRTLAEAEAAESALAGELNARRAHQAAASAELASARAALKELRDRLGELHTESSGLHSQAELAQRNLAVGTERLAALARREEEAERSLRELGLRHEELELERAAIAQRGAEAEARLATARAEAQAHAEAQAHAERELRAARQQLDAAQREEAAAQAALAQAGQRASQLGQRRATLGSEHQRQADALRQAEDAAQKLRDGAASLEQRLQAAQQARADAQQAEEQARAELDRLRGERARAEESLSQARRILADLDARLESLTRLQRSYAGTFAGVKAAMQWAEAQRREGFALVSSLVRTPSHLETAVEVALGSRLQNIVVEQWGDAEDAIAALKKSGAGRATFLPLDTIRQQRGDGRPRLDDERGVLGVAAELVDYDEHYRDVIWSMLGRTIVVEDLPTARRVLRGLGGGWSLVTLAGEQVSGGGAVTGGAQIKESGVLRRERELRELPEQVEQARAAAAEQQQARAALEGGIAAAERAAREAEAARRRAGQELEQQREAEARARRELERAEGAAELQRRRAEQVAADLAALDAQEQSLAEERARLAEREQAASAALAALREADAARAERERAAQARLAELRAAAAAVEGELRAERALLQSHDQQLARQAQQQREAEQRIADIGRERVASQQQLAALEQTHAALLAQIDQLRTLIGPAEHELEELEQRRAELEQREAGQTKALLEAESAHGRASVEAQRAKDRQDTIWERAAADDVDVETLPPPEDAAEAPADMAEQIAAMRGRMARLGAVNPLALEEYEQANQRYEFMTTQIGDLQQAAQSLRELIAELDAAMRDRFERTFAAIAVEFEKCFVRLFGGGEAKLFLTTGGGDQADGAASIDDYGVDITVRPPGKRQQNIALLSGGERALTASALLFAILAVNPTPFCILDEVDAALDEANVGRFRAMISDLGEQTQFLLVTHNRGTIEVASTIYGVSMGDDGASRVLSVRLEELVAE; the protein is encoded by the coding sequence ATGCACCTCAAACGGCTAGAAATCCACGGGTTTAAGACCTTCGCCGCGCACACCGTGCTCGAATTTCGCCCCGGCATCACCGCCGTGATCGGCCCCAATGGCTCTGGCAAAAGCAATATTAATGACGCCGTGCGCTGGGTGCTGGGCGAGCAGAGCCAGGCGGCGCTGCGCTCGAAGCGCACCGAGGACATGATCTTCAGCGGCGGCGGCAGGCGCGCGCCCTCGGGCTATGCCGAGGTTTCCCTAACCATAGATAACAGCGACCGCGTGCTGCCGCTGCCCTACAACGAGGTGACGATCACCCGCAAGGCCACGCGCGCTGGCGACAACGAGTACTACCTGAACCGCAGCCGGGTGCGCCTGCGCGATGTGCAGGAGGCGGTGGGGCCGCTAGGCGGCTCGTACACCATTATCAACCAGGGCTTGGTGGATGCGGTGCTGACGCTGCGCCCCGAGGAGCGCCGCCGCATGTTCGAGGACGCCGCCGAGATCGGCACCTTCGTGTCGCGCAAGTCGGATGCCGAGTCGAAGCTGCGCGAGACCGGCGCGAACATGGAGCGCTGCGCCGATGTGCTCTCCGAGCTGGAGCCGCGCCTGCGCTCGCTGAAGCGGCAGGCCAGCCTCGCGCGCAGCTACCACGAGCTGAACGGCGAGCTGCGCGGGCTGCTGCTGCGCCACTACACGGCGGCCTGGGCGACGGCCCGCCGCACCCTGGCCGAGGCCGAGGCCGCCGAGTCCGCGCTGGCGGGCGAGCTGAATGCGCGCCGCGCCCACCAGGCCGCCGCCAGCGCCGAGCTGGCCAGCGCGCGCGCCGCGCTGAAGGAGCTGCGCGACCGGCTGGGCGAGCTGCACACCGAGAGCAGCGGGCTGCACAGCCAGGCCGAGCTGGCCCAGCGCAACCTGGCCGTGGGCACCGAGCGCCTGGCCGCGCTGGCCCGCCGCGAGGAGGAGGCCGAGCGCAGCCTGCGCGAGCTGGGGCTGCGCCACGAGGAGCTAGAGCTAGAGCGCGCCGCCATCGCCCAGCGCGGTGCCGAGGCCGAGGCCCGGCTGGCCACGGCCCGCGCCGAGGCGCAGGCCCACGCCGAGGCGCAGGCCCACGCCGAGCGCGAGCTGCGGGCCGCGCGCCAGCAGCTGGATGCGGCCCAGCGCGAGGAGGCCGCCGCCCAGGCCGCGCTGGCCCAGGCCGGGCAGCGCGCCAGCCAGCTGGGCCAGCGCCGCGCCACGCTGGGCAGCGAGCACCAGCGCCAGGCCGATGCGCTGCGGCAGGCCGAGGATGCGGCTCAGAAGCTGCGCGATGGCGCGGCCAGCCTGGAGCAGCGCCTGCAGGCCGCGCAGCAGGCCCGCGCCGACGCGCAGCAGGCCGAGGAGCAAGCCCGCGCCGAGCTGGATCGCCTGCGCGGCGAGCGCGCCAGGGCCGAGGAGTCGCTCTCGCAGGCCCGCCGCATCCTGGCCGACCTCGACGCGCGGCTGGAGAGCCTCACGCGGCTGCAGCGCAGCTACGCGGGCACCTTCGCGGGCGTGAAGGCCGCCATGCAGTGGGCCGAGGCGCAGCGGCGCGAGGGCTTCGCGCTGGTCTCCTCGCTGGTGCGCACGCCCAGCCACCTGGAGACGGCGGTGGAGGTGGCGCTGGGGTCGCGCCTGCAGAACATCGTGGTGGAGCAGTGGGGCGACGCCGAGGATGCGATCGCGGCGCTGAAGAAGAGCGGCGCAGGCCGCGCCACCTTCCTGCCACTGGACACCATCCGCCAGCAGCGCGGCGATGGCCGCCCGCGCCTGGATGACGAGCGCGGCGTGCTGGGCGTGGCCGCCGAGCTGGTGGACTACGACGAGCACTACCGCGACGTGATCTGGAGCATGCTGGGCCGCACGATCGTGGTTGAGGATCTGCCCACCGCCCGCCGCGTGCTGCGCGGCCTGGGTGGCGGCTGGTCGCTGGTGACGCTGGCGGGCGAGCAGGTGAGCGGCGGCGGCGCGGTGACGGGCGGCGCGCAGATCAAGGAGTCCGGCGTGCTGCGCCGCGAGCGCGAGCTGCGCGAGCTGCCCGAGCAGGTGGAGCAGGCCCGCGCCGCCGCCGCCGAGCAGCAGCAGGCCCGCGCTGCGCTTGAGGGCGGCATCGCCGCCGCCGAGCGGGCCGCGCGCGAGGCCGAGGCCGCCCGCCGCCGCGCCGGGCAGGAGCTAGAGCAGCAGCGCGAGGCCGAGGCGCGGGCGCGGCGCGAGCTAGAGCGCGCCGAGGGTGCTGCCGAGCTGCAGCGCCGCCGCGCCGAGCAGGTGGCCGCCGACCTGGCCGCGCTCGACGCTCAGGAGCAGTCCCTGGCCGAGGAGCGCGCCCGCCTGGCCGAGCGCGAGCAGGCCGCATCCGCCGCGCTGGCCGCCCTGCGCGAGGCCGACGCGGCCCGCGCCGAGCGCGAGCGCGCCGCCCAGGCCCGCCTGGCCGAGCTGCGTGCCGCCGCCGCCGCCGTCGAGGGCGAGCTGCGCGCCGAGCGCGCCCTACTCCAGTCGCACGACCAGCAGCTGGCGCGGCAGGCCCAGCAGCAGCGCGAGGCCGAGCAGCGCATCGCCGACATCGGGCGCGAGCGCGTGGCCTCGCAGCAGCAGCTGGCCGCGCTGGAGCAGACCCACGCCGCCCTGCTGGCCCAGATCGACCAGCTGCGCACCCTGATCGGCCCCGCCGAGCACGAGCTGGAGGAGCTGGAGCAGCGCCGCGCCGAGCTGGAGCAGCGCGAGGCCGGCCAGACCAAGGCCCTGCTGGAGGCCGAGTCGGCCCATGGCCGCGCCTCGGTGGAGGCCCAGCGCGCCAAGGATCGCCAGGATACCATCTGGGAGCGCGCCGCCGCCGACGATGTGGACGTGGAGACCCTGCCGCCGCCCGAGGATGCTGCCGAGGCCCCCGCCGACATGGCCGAGCAGATCGCCGCCATGCGCGGGCGCATGGCGCGGCTGGGCGCGGTGAACCCGCTGGCCCTGGAGGAGTACGAGCAGGCCAACCAGCGCTACGAGTTTATGACCACGCAGATAGGCGACCTGCAGCAGGCCGCCCAGTCGCTGCGCGAGCTGATCGCCGAGCTGGATGCGGCCATGCGCGACCGCTTCGAGCGCACCTTCGCGGCCATCGCGGTGGAGTTCGAGAAGTGCTTCGTGCGGCTGTTTGGCGGCGGCGAGGCCAAGCTGTTTCTCACCACCGGCGGGGGCGATCAGGCCGATGGCGCGGCCAGCATCGATGACTATGGGGTGGACATAACCGTGCGCCCGCCCGGCAAGCGCCAGCAGAACATCGCGCTGCTCTCCGGCGGCGAGCGGGCGCTCACGGCCTCGGCGCTGCTGTTCGCCATCCTGGCGGTCAACCCCACGCCCTTCTGCATCCTGGATGAGGTCGACGCCGCGCTGGACGAGGCCAACGTGGGGCGGTTCCGCGCCATGATCAGCGACCTGGGCGAGCAGACCCAGTTCCTGCTGGTGACGCACAACCGTGGCACTATCGAGGTGGCCAGCACTATCTACGGCGTCTCGATGGGCGACGACGGCGCATCGCGCGTGCTGAGCGTGCGCCTGGAGGAGCTGGTGGCCGAGTAG
- a CDS encoding DUF1269 domain-containing protein produces the protein MAISVAQKEQAMSHTKLIAGVFSGAGSEASAAAAARAIRQHVGQVHAHNVALLTRDASGALQIDESAERDEIRRDATAGAVLGWLVGFANTLAGGPLGPAEGGPLGQAMGQQISAGRDAGFAQDFLRQLGATLAQGDAALLAAIPAREAEAALALLAQHQAVAHAYDLDPRLLASG, from the coding sequence ATGGCTATCAGTGTAGCACAAAAGGAACAGGCTATGTCGCACACCAAACTGATCGCGGGCGTATTCAGCGGCGCGGGGTCCGAGGCCAGCGCCGCCGCCGCCGCCCGCGCCATCCGGCAGCATGTGGGCCAGGTGCACGCGCACAATGTGGCGCTGCTGACGCGCGACGCCAGCGGCGCCCTGCAGATCGACGAGAGCGCCGAGCGCGACGAGATCCGCCGCGACGCGACGGCGGGCGCGGTGCTGGGCTGGCTGGTCGGCTTCGCCAACACGCTGGCGGGCGGCCCGCTCGGCCCCGCCGAGGGTGGCCCGCTCGGCCAGGCCATGGGCCAGCAGATCAGCGCCGGGCGCGACGCGGGCTTCGCGCAGGACTTCCTGCGCCAGCTGGGCGCGACCCTGGCCCAAGGCGACGCCGCGCTGCTGGCCGCCATCCCCGCGCGCGAGGCCGAGGCGGCGCTGGCGCTGCTGGCCCAGCACCAGGCCGTGGCGCACGCCTACGATCTCGACCCTCGGCTGCTGGCCAGCGGCTAG
- a CDS encoding L,D-transpeptidase translates to MSQQQAADAVTAAQQQDMARRANLGPTPLEGLPSFSTVYIPSSRHHLSDRAGFLSFWRENGGQLIFGDPVTDELVEDGKVVQYFSQAKFEYNPESGSIQLALLGSQLAAGRSFAPGSPDGGDMYFRETGHTLSGAFLIFWQKRGGLQIFGYPISEPLQETSSIDGQLRTVQYFERAKFEHFPDELYPLYRQQVAARGLKLAALHEVRLAALGQQAARLRGAPTAEVQPFSGAVAWSPKNYERRIEVNLTTQSLIAYEGSVPVYHALVASGQDGMNTPTGSFAIYDKLPIQDMVGSIGSESWYVPSVPWVQYVVGGVALHGTYWHDKWGTGTRMSHGCINLNIDDAQWLYEWADIGTSVNISY, encoded by the coding sequence ATGAGCCAGCAGCAGGCCGCCGATGCCGTCACCGCCGCGCAGCAGCAGGATATGGCCCGCCGCGCCAACCTGGGGCCGACCCCGCTGGAAGGGCTACCTAGCTTCTCGACGGTCTACATCCCTTCCAGCAGGCACCACCTGAGCGACCGCGCGGGCTTCCTGAGCTTCTGGCGAGAAAACGGCGGCCAGCTCATCTTCGGCGATCCAGTGACCGACGAGCTGGTCGAGGATGGCAAGGTGGTACAGTACTTCAGCCAGGCCAAGTTCGAGTACAACCCCGAGTCGGGCAGCATCCAGCTGGCCCTGCTGGGCAGCCAGCTGGCGGCAGGCCGCAGCTTCGCGCCGGGCAGCCCCGACGGCGGCGACATGTACTTCCGCGAGACCGGGCACACGCTCAGCGGCGCATTCCTGATCTTCTGGCAGAAGCGCGGCGGGCTGCAGATCTTCGGCTACCCGATCAGCGAGCCGCTGCAGGAGACCAGCAGCATCGACGGCCAGCTGCGCACCGTGCAGTACTTCGAGCGCGCCAAGTTCGAGCACTTCCCCGACGAGCTGTACCCGCTCTACCGCCAGCAGGTGGCCGCGCGAGGCCTCAAGCTGGCCGCCCTGCACGAGGTTCGGCTGGCCGCCCTGGGCCAGCAGGCCGCTCGCCTGCGCGGCGCGCCCACCGCCGAGGTGCAGCCCTTCAGCGGCGCGGTGGCCTGGTCGCCCAAAAACTACGAGCGCCGCATCGAGGTCAACCTCACCACCCAGAGCCTGATCGCCTACGAGGGTAGCGTGCCGGTGTACCACGCGCTGGTGGCCAGCGGCCAGGATGGCATGAACACACCCACCGGCAGCTTCGCCATCTACGACAAGCTCCCGATCCAGGACATGGTCGGTTCGATAGGCAGCGAGTCGTGGTATGTGCCCTCGGTGCCATGGGTGCAATACGTGGTGGGCGGCGTGGCGCTGCACGGCACCTACTGGCACGACAAGTGGGGCACCGGCACGCGCATGTCGCACGGCTGTATCAACCTCAACATCGACGACGCCCAGTGGCTCTACGAATGGGCCGACATCGGCACCAGCGTGAATATCAGCTATTAG
- a CDS encoding PAS domain S-box protein has product MESTTQQPALAVTALSACYAIQAAADQAQVERALLDAIALLDDAPGATIIRRSRIGWHAADGERRTPTDWLDRVAQRREPHATGPGTPPAGLYAPLADDLMLFLPAPAIASDDQHEPARLLVEHAALAIARLRNAQAQAGADRPPFPHLIGAVSERYKVLTEHTINAVLISNDDGIIFQANKAAAAIFGYPPEQLVNLNISHALGISTQYLRDSLSDYYDDGYGGGIARIRRPDGETREVEYVICRIEDNLHISILHDITYPQEQSRPPRSSQSVEIHYGLPQSLTRWPHSEERYRMLMDTSPSAILLAAADGTINFCNSQAATLFGYAPVEAIHGMNISALIDGEPGSGGQIIADIQSGHSIEYVMRRKDSQRFYADVSCTPMPLPPEATPTLIIVVHDISIRKQAERLLTAAYNDVASRNRHLNHTQRLLQDLFNGLEDGLLLLDRHGQVQVINRTLANLLGIAPELALDRPWPEVYQQASPSFPGHLAQQLSTVGRQRAQHNRYTAPDGVTRILDIRVTAIGQARQINHIIMHVIDETETVRLQEQLIRTEHFAASGKLAASVAHEINTPLQTIQTNLKLMQRMAPKDSQGFLDDALEEIRRLGRIVRQLLDFYRPTTMLVAPVDVAALIDRVMLMLGKTIRDQHIVIERQIDSDLPFIYGRADELTQIVINLIINALDVMPQGGRLGVRVELAPDADSAGAERMVIAITDSGPGLPQGLREQIFEPFITTKEQGTGLGLWISRQLVQQHGGTLWATDRPGQGSTFWVALPISTTPTRRGGT; this is encoded by the coding sequence ATGGAATCGACCACCCAACAGCCCGCTCTCGCGGTGACGGCGCTCTCGGCATGCTACGCCATACAGGCCGCCGCCGACCAGGCGCAGGTCGAACGCGCCCTGCTCGACGCCATAGCCCTGCTTGATGACGCCCCCGGCGCCACGATCATCCGCCGCAGCCGGATCGGCTGGCACGCCGCTGATGGAGAGCGGCGCACCCCGACCGACTGGCTCGACCGCGTGGCCCAGCGCCGCGAGCCGCACGCCACCGGCCCTGGCACCCCCCCTGCTGGCCTCTACGCCCCGCTCGCCGACGACCTCATGCTCTTCCTGCCCGCACCCGCCATCGCCAGCGACGATCAGCACGAGCCAGCCCGGCTGCTGGTAGAACATGCCGCGCTGGCCATCGCCCGCCTGCGCAACGCCCAGGCCCAGGCGGGCGCGGATAGACCGCCCTTCCCCCACCTGATCGGGGCGGTCAGCGAGCGCTACAAGGTGCTCACCGAGCACACCATCAACGCCGTGCTGATCTCGAACGACGACGGTATCATCTTCCAGGCCAACAAGGCCGCCGCAGCGATCTTCGGCTACCCCCCCGAGCAGCTTGTCAACCTGAACATCTCGCACGCGCTGGGGATCAGCACGCAGTACCTTCGCGACAGCCTAAGTGACTACTACGATGATGGCTACGGCGGCGGGATCGCCCGCATCCGCCGACCAGACGGCGAGACCCGCGAGGTCGAGTATGTGATCTGCCGGATCGAGGACAACCTGCACATCAGCATCCTGCACGACATCACCTACCCTCAGGAGCAGTCGCGCCCGCCCAGATCCAGCCAGTCGGTCGAGATCCACTACGGCCTGCCCCAGAGCCTCACGCGCTGGCCCCACAGCGAAGAGCGCTACCGCATGCTCATGGACACCTCGCCAAGCGCCATCCTGCTTGCCGCCGCCGATGGCACGATCAATTTCTGCAATAGCCAGGCGGCCACGCTCTTCGGGTATGCTCCCGTCGAGGCGATCCATGGCATGAACATCAGCGCGCTGATCGACGGCGAGCCAGGCAGCGGCGGGCAGATCATCGCCGACATCCAGAGCGGCCACAGCATCGAGTATGTCATGCGGCGAAAGGATAGCCAGCGCTTCTACGCCGACGTGAGCTGCACGCCGATGCCGCTGCCCCCCGAGGCGACGCCCACGCTCATCATCGTGGTGCACGACATCAGCATCCGCAAGCAGGCCGAGCGGCTGCTGACCGCCGCCTACAACGACGTGGCCTCGCGAAACCGCCACCTCAACCACACCCAGCGGCTGCTGCAGGATCTGTTCAACGGGCTGGAGGATGGCCTGCTGCTGCTCGATCGGCACGGCCAGGTGCAGGTGATCAACCGCACCCTGGCCAACCTGCTTGGCATCGCCCCCGAGCTGGCGCTCGATCGCCCCTGGCCCGAGGTCTATCAGCAGGCGTCACCGAGCTTCCCCGGCCACCTAGCACAGCAGCTGTCTACCGTCGGGCGGCAGCGCGCTCAGCACAACCGCTACACCGCCCCCGACGGGGTCACCCGCATCCTCGACATCCGCGTCACCGCGATCGGCCAGGCCCGCCAGATCAACCACATCATCATGCATGTGATTGACGAGACCGAGACCGTGCGCCTGCAGGAGCAGCTGATCCGCACCGAGCACTTCGCTGCCAGCGGCAAGCTGGCCGCCAGCGTGGCCCACGAGATCAACACCCCGCTGCAGACTATCCAGACCAACCTCAAGCTGATGCAGCGCATGGCCCCCAAGGACAGCCAGGGCTTTCTGGATGATGCGCTTGAGGAGATCCGGCGGCTGGGGCGGATCGTGCGACAGCTGCTCGATTTCTACCGCCCCACCACCATGCTCGTCGCACCGGTCGATGTCGCCGCGCTGATCGACCGCGTGATGCTGATGCTCGGGAAAACTATCCGCGACCAGCATATCGTGATCGAGCGCCAGATCGACAGCGACCTGCCCTTCATCTACGGCCGGGCCGACGAGCTGACCCAGATCGTGATCAACCTGATCATCAACGCGCTGGATGTCATGCCGCAAGGCGGGCGGCTGGGGGTGCGGGTCGAGCTGGCCCCCGACGCGGATAGCGCGGGGGCCGAGCGCATGGTGATCGCTATCACCGATAGCGGCCCTGGGCTGCCTCAAGGCCTGCGCGAGCAGATCTTCGAGCCGTTTATCACCACCAAAGAGCAGGGGACGGGCCTCGGCCTGTGGATCAGCAGGCAGCTTGTGCAGCAGCACGGCGGTACGCTCTGGGCCACCGACAGGCCAGGCCAGGGCAGCACCTTCTGGGTCGCGCTACCGATCAGCACCACGCCCACACGACGAGGAGGTACCTAG